A section of the Xiphias gladius isolate SHS-SW01 ecotype Sanya breed wild chromosome 8, ASM1685928v1, whole genome shotgun sequence genome encodes:
- the fibina gene encoding fin bud initiation factor codes for MMDPVPLLLIIVTSLPFCSAVYTGPLQPEISNGTFHHFFVPDGYYEETEDPELCQMLFKFSDVYPCGAYEERDSVVRDDFIITKLQAEDAARLLESIDRTVAHDLDGEDSYGKFLQREISQISEAFSNVDKSLLELEVKFKQSQESELREEQQLNGYVVKQVSDIRDALRETTAVSLGLKDKHELLSLIIRSHGTRLSRLKTEYLNFGS; via the coding sequence aTGATGGACCCCGTCCCACTGCTCCTCATCATTGTCACATCTTTGCCATTTTGCTCGGCAGTCTACACCGGGCCCCTCCAACCGGAGATCTCCAACGGCACCTTCCATCACTTCTTTGTCCCGGACGGGTACTACGAAGAGACCGAAGACCCGGAGCTGTGCCAGATGCTGTTTAAATTCTCGGACGTGTATCCATGTGGGGCCTACGAGGAGCGCGACTCCGTGGTGCGGGACGACTTCATCATCACCAAGCTGCAGGCGGAGGACGCGGCGCGGCTGCTGGAGAGCATCGACCGGACTGTGGCGCACGACCTGGACGGAGAGGACAGCTACGGCAAGTTCCTCCAGCGGGAGATCTCCCAGATCAGCGAAGCTTTTTCAAACGTGGACAAGTcgctgctggagctggaggtAAAGTTTAAGCAGAGCCAAGAAAGTGAGCTGAGAGAGGAGCAACAGTTGAACGGCTATGTAGTGAAACAAGTGAGCGACATCAGGGACGCGCTGAGGGAAACCACTGCCGTCTCTCTGGGACTTAAAGATAAACACGAGCTGCTGTCTCTCATTATTCGCAGTCATGGCACTAGACTGAGCCGCCTCAAGACTGAGTATCTTAATTTTGGCTCATAG
- the tmem276a gene encoding transmembrane protein 178B: MAAMRTLTAAGLFLAFCALGLIAIAIGTDNWYETDARRHRERCKNYSNKRNDPGYIYISTNNLPLRMLPKERNVERKGSGVSGEMMLRAKRHFLPPAPAMESLCSRHFNSTITGLWRKCHREGFDLETEDLIFKGLVPRCTPIKYYYSSSALPRNLPINLTKTIRQDEWHALHLQRMTASFIGMAVSIILFGWIIGVLGCCKEHDLMQYVAGLLFLMGGTCCIISLCTCVAGINFELSRYPRYMFGIPEDISHGYGWSMFCAWGGLGLTLLAGFLCTLAPSLYPPHTPVAHKPRQENGCV; this comes from the exons ATGGCTGCGATGAGGACTTTAACCGCGGCGGGTCTCTTTCTGGCGTTTTGCGCGTTGGGGCTGATAGCCATCGCGATCGGCACCGACAACTGGTACGAGACTGACGCCAGGAGGCACCGGGAACGCTGCAAGAATTACTCAAACAAAAGAAACGACCCCGGCTACATCTACATCTCCACCAACAACCTTCCGCTCCGCATGTTGCCAAAGGAGAGAAATGTGGAGAGGAAGGGCTCCGGTGTCAGCGGCGAAATGATGCTGCGGGCCAAGCGGCACTTCTTGCCTCCTGCCCCGGCCATGGAGTCCCTCTGCAGTCGGCATTTCAACTCCACCATCACCGGACTGTGGAGAAAGTGCCACCGAGAGGGATTTGACTTGGAGACAGAGGATTTGATctttaaag GATTGGTTCCGCGCTGCACACCAATAAAATACTACTACTCATCATCGGCGCTCCCCAGAAACCTGCCAATCAATCTGACGAAGACAATAAGGCAGGATGAGTGGCACGCGCTCC ACCTCCAGAGGATGACTGCCAGCTTCATAGGCATGGCCGTATCCATCATCCTGTTCGGCTGGATCATAGGCGTGCTGGGCTGCTGCAAGGAGCATGATCTGATGCAGTACGTCGCTGGACTTCTCTTCCTCATGGGAG GGACATGCTGCATAATCTCTCTTTGCACGTGCGTGGCTGGGATCAACTTTGAACTGTCCCGGTATCCTCGCTACATGTTCGGCATACCAGAGGACATCAGCCACGGTTACGGCTGGTCTATGTTTTGTGCCTGGGGTGGCCTGGGCCTGACGTTGCTGGCTGGCTTCCTGTGCACACTGGCTCCTTCCCTCTACCCTCCACACACCCCCGTGGCGCACAAGCCCCGGCAGGAGAACGGCTGCGTCTGA
- the LOC120793545 gene encoding protein regulator of cytokinesis 1-like isoform X2 codes for MRVSEVHAAESVAYLNRALVRLQDIWEEIGIPEEQRLQRTNDVHKHIKGLLDLMIAEEEELKKRLMKSIKSCRKELSNLCTELQLPPFEEEEGCTMLQMEKNSRTRLEVMQEHKRQRMEELKGLIVKDRELCDIMCTTPFSIDQDSVPSLSQLETYHAYLDELTKEKACRHDEFVSIKKEIIVCMDDLEQNPETSFEMDVMCEDEEAFCLSNDNIAALKLLLSQLQERKAEKELRCSAFRTKIQELWERLQIPQEERETLSEHMVKSKKKNTEALQAELQRLELLKMQSMKSVIEVIRAEIALFWGSCFYSPEQQQAFVPYHDDDFTEELLNLHEAEVRTLKKYYEDHKELFEGVTKWQENWTLYLELDKKASDPSRFNNRGGNLLKEEKQRTDLQKSLPKLEKSLKAQIDAWEQEHSKEFLVNGQKFLEYVQQQWDCHHTEKEKEKQERQMKKTKQTQEDMLYGTAVRTPSKRRIAGTPTPGKVRKLNGTSTISTPNSFLSSGLGGTMCQSSIQKPPLSASKGLGLRTPGHGKTPRALDRNKENISHLNRNTPSGTLRETSRRLLNRM; via the exons ATGAGAGTGAG TGAAGTCCACGCCGCAGAGTCTGTTGCCTACCTCAACAGAGCACTGGTCAGGTTGCAGGATATTTGGGAAGAAATCGGGATTCCAGAGGAGCAGCGCCTACAGAGAACCAATGATGTCCACAAGCACATTAAA GGTTTGCTGGACTTAATGATCGCTGAGGAAGAAGAGCTCAAGAAGAGATTAATGAAAAGCATAAAGTCCTGCCGCAAGGAACTTAGTAATTTGTGCACCGAACTTCAGCTGCCCCCCTTTGAG gaggaggagggctgcACTATGttgcagatggagaaaaacagcCGCACCCGTCTAGAGGTGATGCAGGAGCACAAGAGGCAAAGAATGGAAGAGCTTAAAGGCCTCATTGTCAAAGATCGTGAGCTGTGTGATATTATGTGCACTACCCCTTTCTCCATCGACCAGGACTCCGTCCCATCACTGAGTCAACTAGAGACATATCATGCCTACCTTGATGAATTGACCAAAGAGaag GCGTGTCGTCATGATGAATTTGTAAGCATAAAGAAGGAGATTATTGTATGCATGGATGATCTGGAGCAGAACCCGGAGACCAGTTTTGAGATGGATGTGATGTGTGAAGATGAGGAGGCATTTTGTCTGTCAAATGACAACATTGCTGCTCTTAAACTACTTCTCAGTCAG CTACAAGAACGCAAGGCTGAGAAGGAACTCCGCTGTTCGGCTTTCCGCACTAAGATCCAGGAGCTGTGGGAAAGACTTCAGATTCCCcaagaggagagggaaacaCTTTCAGAGCATATGGTCaagtcaaagaagaaaaacactgaggcA CTCCAGGCTGAGCTCCAGCGTCTAGAGCTGCTGAAAATGCAGAGCATGAAAAGTGTCATTGAGGTCATCAGAGCTGAGATTGCACTTTTCTGGGGGAGCTGCTTCTATAGCCCCGAACAGCAGCAGGCCTTTGTTCCATATCATGATG ATGATTTCACCGAAGAGCTTCTCAACCTGCACGAGGCGGAGGTCAGGACCCTGAAGAAGTATTACGAGGACCACAAAGAACTCTTTGAGGGAGTCACAAAATGGCAAGAGAACTGGACCTTGTACTTGGAACTTGAC AAAAAGGCTAGTGACCCTTCAAGGTTCAACAACAGAGGTGGGAACCTTctgaaagaagagaagcagagaacTGACCTGCAGAAAAGTTTACCTAAG ctggAAAAGAGTCTGAAGGCCCAAATTGATGCCTGGGAGCAGGAGCATAGCAAGGAGTTCTTGGTAAATGGACAGAAATTTCTCGAGTATGTCCAGCAGCAGTGGGATTGCCACCACACcgaaaaggagaaagagaaacaggaaagg caaatgaagaaaactaaACAGACTCAGGAGGACATGTTATACGGAACAGCAGTGAGGACACCGTCCAAAAGGCGGATAGCAGGGACACCCACACCTGGAAAAGTAAGAAAG CTCAACGGCACCTCGACCATCTCCACTCCTAACAGCTTCCTTAGTTCAGGCCTCGGTGGAACCATGTGCCAGTCCTCCATCCAGAAACCACCTCTGTCTGCCAGCAAG GGTCTTGGCCTGCGAACCCCTGGACATGGAAAGACTCCTCGTGCACTAGACCGAAACAAGGAAAACATCTCCCATCTTAACAGAAATACTCCAAGTGGAACACTAAG
- the spi1a gene encoding transcription factor PU.1a, with protein MMDGYVMSSPSEEMIPNEPENYRPPAELYPYLTNVGEIYEDHRWTFHSDRIQSSDFENSPVNHLTELQSVSPQQLIQPYRYSGESLPLHLDPPLAPLSMSPQIPYYTPSLCYQYQPSTSPGHYYSEEEQRGISPPLEVSEGEDEFEDHKHSSFRRDTNNKKKIRLYQFLLDLLRNGDMSDSIWWVDQDKGIFQFSTKHKEALASHWGIQKGNRKKMTYQKMARALRNYGKTGEIKKVKKKLTYQFSEEVLRNFYLHQYSH; from the exons ATGATGGACGGCTATGTCATGTCATCT CCCTCAGAGGAAATGATTCCAAATGAGCCAGAGAATTATCGGCCACCTGCGGAGCTGTACCCCTACCTCACTAATGTAGGGGAAATTTATGAAG ACCATAGATGGACCTTCCACTCTGACCGCATCCAGTCGTCGGACTTTGAGAACTCACCAGTGAATCACCTCACAGAGCTTCAGTCTGTGTCTCCTCAACAACTGATACAACCCTACCGCTACAGCGGCGAGTCTCTGCCCCTTCACCTGGACCCTCCACTCGCTCCTCTCTCCATGTCACCCCAA ATCCCATATTACACCCCATCCCTGTGCTACCAGTACCAACCCTCCACCTCGCCTGGCCATTACTACTCAGAAGAGGAACAAAGAGGAATCAGTCCCCCACTTGAGGTATCAGAGGGGGAAGATGAATTTGAAGACCACAAACACTCCTCCTTCAGAAGAGAcacta ACAACAAGAAGAAAATCCGCCTGTACCAGTTCCTCTTGGACTTGCTAAGAAATGGTGACATGAGTGACAGTATCTGGTGGGTGGACCAGGACAAGGGCATCTTCCAGTTctccacaaaacacaaagaggcCCTTGCCAGCCACTGGGGTATCCAGAAAGGAAACCGCAAAAAAATGACCTACCAAAAAATGGCTCGAGCTCTGAGGAACTATGGTAAAACTGGAGagattaaaaaagtaaaaaagaagcTAACCTACCAGTTCAGTGAAGAAGTGCTGAGGAACTTCTATTTACATCAGTATTCTCACTGA
- the LOC120793545 gene encoding protein regulator of cytokinesis 1-like isoform X3: MRVSEVHAAESVAYLNRALVRLQDIWEEIGIPEEQRLQRTNDVHKHIKGLLDLMIAEEEELKKRLMKSIKSCRKELSNLCTELQLPPFEEEEGCTMLQMEKNSRTRLEVMQEHKRQRMEELKGLIVKDRELCDIMCTTPFSIDQDSVPSLSQLETYHAYLDELTKEKACRHDEFVSIKKEIIVCMDDLEQNPETSFEMDVMCEDEEAFCLSNDNIAALKLLLSQLQERKAEKELRCSAFRTKIQELWERLQIPQEERETLSEHMVKSKKKNTEALQAELQRLELLKMQSMKSVIEVIRAEIALFWGSCFYSPEQQQAFVPYHDDDFTEELLNLHEAEVRTLKKYYEDHKELFEGVTKWQENWTLYLELDKKASDPSRFNNRGGNLLKEEKQRTDLQKSLPKLEKSLKAQIDAWEQEHSKEFLVNGQKFLEYVQQQWDCHHTEKEKEKQERQMKKTKQTQEDMLYGTAVRTPSKRRIAGTPTPGKVRKLNGTSTISTPNSFLSSGLGGTMCQSSIQKPPLSASKRDLTKASKSNVKSELLNSTVSHQ; this comes from the exons ATGAGAGTGAG TGAAGTCCACGCCGCAGAGTCTGTTGCCTACCTCAACAGAGCACTGGTCAGGTTGCAGGATATTTGGGAAGAAATCGGGATTCCAGAGGAGCAGCGCCTACAGAGAACCAATGATGTCCACAAGCACATTAAA GGTTTGCTGGACTTAATGATCGCTGAGGAAGAAGAGCTCAAGAAGAGATTAATGAAAAGCATAAAGTCCTGCCGCAAGGAACTTAGTAATTTGTGCACCGAACTTCAGCTGCCCCCCTTTGAG gaggaggagggctgcACTATGttgcagatggagaaaaacagcCGCACCCGTCTAGAGGTGATGCAGGAGCACAAGAGGCAAAGAATGGAAGAGCTTAAAGGCCTCATTGTCAAAGATCGTGAGCTGTGTGATATTATGTGCACTACCCCTTTCTCCATCGACCAGGACTCCGTCCCATCACTGAGTCAACTAGAGACATATCATGCCTACCTTGATGAATTGACCAAAGAGaag GCGTGTCGTCATGATGAATTTGTAAGCATAAAGAAGGAGATTATTGTATGCATGGATGATCTGGAGCAGAACCCGGAGACCAGTTTTGAGATGGATGTGATGTGTGAAGATGAGGAGGCATTTTGTCTGTCAAATGACAACATTGCTGCTCTTAAACTACTTCTCAGTCAG CTACAAGAACGCAAGGCTGAGAAGGAACTCCGCTGTTCGGCTTTCCGCACTAAGATCCAGGAGCTGTGGGAAAGACTTCAGATTCCCcaagaggagagggaaacaCTTTCAGAGCATATGGTCaagtcaaagaagaaaaacactgaggcA CTCCAGGCTGAGCTCCAGCGTCTAGAGCTGCTGAAAATGCAGAGCATGAAAAGTGTCATTGAGGTCATCAGAGCTGAGATTGCACTTTTCTGGGGGAGCTGCTTCTATAGCCCCGAACAGCAGCAGGCCTTTGTTCCATATCATGATG ATGATTTCACCGAAGAGCTTCTCAACCTGCACGAGGCGGAGGTCAGGACCCTGAAGAAGTATTACGAGGACCACAAAGAACTCTTTGAGGGAGTCACAAAATGGCAAGAGAACTGGACCTTGTACTTGGAACTTGAC AAAAAGGCTAGTGACCCTTCAAGGTTCAACAACAGAGGTGGGAACCTTctgaaagaagagaagcagagaacTGACCTGCAGAAAAGTTTACCTAAG ctggAAAAGAGTCTGAAGGCCCAAATTGATGCCTGGGAGCAGGAGCATAGCAAGGAGTTCTTGGTAAATGGACAGAAATTTCTCGAGTATGTCCAGCAGCAGTGGGATTGCCACCACACcgaaaaggagaaagagaaacaggaaagg caaatgaagaaaactaaACAGACTCAGGAGGACATGTTATACGGAACAGCAGTGAGGACACCGTCCAAAAGGCGGATAGCAGGGACACCCACACCTGGAAAAGTAAGAAAG CTCAACGGCACCTCGACCATCTCCACTCCTAACAGCTTCCTTAGTTCAGGCCTCGGTGGAACCATGTGCCAGTCCTCCATCCAGAAACCACCTCTGTCTGCCAGCAAG
- the LOC120793545 gene encoding protein regulator of cytokinesis 1-like isoform X1, translating to MRVSEVHAAESVAYLNRALVRLQDIWEEIGIPEEQRLQRTNDVHKHIKGLLDLMIAEEEELKKRLMKSIKSCRKELSNLCTELQLPPFEEEEGCTMLQMEKNSRTRLEVMQEHKRQRMEELKGLIVKDRELCDIMCTTPFSIDQDSVPSLSQLETYHAYLDELTKEKACRHDEFVSIKKEIIVCMDDLEQNPETSFEMDVMCEDEEAFCLSNDNIAALKLLLSQLQERKAEKELRCSAFRTKIQELWERLQIPQEERETLSEHMVKSKKKNTEALQAELQRLELLKMQSMKSVIEVIRAEIALFWGSCFYSPEQQQAFVPYHDDDFTEELLNLHEAEVRTLKKYYEDHKELFEGVTKWQENWTLYLELDKKASDPSRFNNRGGNLLKEEKQRTDLQKSLPKLEKSLKAQIDAWEQEHSKEFLVNGQKFLEYVQQQWDCHHTEKEKEKQERQMKKTKQTQEDMLYGTAVRTPSKRRIAGTPTPGKVRKLNGTSTISTPNSFLSSGLGGTMCQSSIQKPPLSASKGLGLRTPGHGKTPRALDRNKENISHLNRNTPSGTLRSQDTQDHTFTFNSIAGSYSEFARDLTKASKSNVKSELLNSTVSHQ from the exons ATGAGAGTGAG TGAAGTCCACGCCGCAGAGTCTGTTGCCTACCTCAACAGAGCACTGGTCAGGTTGCAGGATATTTGGGAAGAAATCGGGATTCCAGAGGAGCAGCGCCTACAGAGAACCAATGATGTCCACAAGCACATTAAA GGTTTGCTGGACTTAATGATCGCTGAGGAAGAAGAGCTCAAGAAGAGATTAATGAAAAGCATAAAGTCCTGCCGCAAGGAACTTAGTAATTTGTGCACCGAACTTCAGCTGCCCCCCTTTGAG gaggaggagggctgcACTATGttgcagatggagaaaaacagcCGCACCCGTCTAGAGGTGATGCAGGAGCACAAGAGGCAAAGAATGGAAGAGCTTAAAGGCCTCATTGTCAAAGATCGTGAGCTGTGTGATATTATGTGCACTACCCCTTTCTCCATCGACCAGGACTCCGTCCCATCACTGAGTCAACTAGAGACATATCATGCCTACCTTGATGAATTGACCAAAGAGaag GCGTGTCGTCATGATGAATTTGTAAGCATAAAGAAGGAGATTATTGTATGCATGGATGATCTGGAGCAGAACCCGGAGACCAGTTTTGAGATGGATGTGATGTGTGAAGATGAGGAGGCATTTTGTCTGTCAAATGACAACATTGCTGCTCTTAAACTACTTCTCAGTCAG CTACAAGAACGCAAGGCTGAGAAGGAACTCCGCTGTTCGGCTTTCCGCACTAAGATCCAGGAGCTGTGGGAAAGACTTCAGATTCCCcaagaggagagggaaacaCTTTCAGAGCATATGGTCaagtcaaagaagaaaaacactgaggcA CTCCAGGCTGAGCTCCAGCGTCTAGAGCTGCTGAAAATGCAGAGCATGAAAAGTGTCATTGAGGTCATCAGAGCTGAGATTGCACTTTTCTGGGGGAGCTGCTTCTATAGCCCCGAACAGCAGCAGGCCTTTGTTCCATATCATGATG ATGATTTCACCGAAGAGCTTCTCAACCTGCACGAGGCGGAGGTCAGGACCCTGAAGAAGTATTACGAGGACCACAAAGAACTCTTTGAGGGAGTCACAAAATGGCAAGAGAACTGGACCTTGTACTTGGAACTTGAC AAAAAGGCTAGTGACCCTTCAAGGTTCAACAACAGAGGTGGGAACCTTctgaaagaagagaagcagagaacTGACCTGCAGAAAAGTTTACCTAAG ctggAAAAGAGTCTGAAGGCCCAAATTGATGCCTGGGAGCAGGAGCATAGCAAGGAGTTCTTGGTAAATGGACAGAAATTTCTCGAGTATGTCCAGCAGCAGTGGGATTGCCACCACACcgaaaaggagaaagagaaacaggaaagg caaatgaagaaaactaaACAGACTCAGGAGGACATGTTATACGGAACAGCAGTGAGGACACCGTCCAAAAGGCGGATAGCAGGGACACCCACACCTGGAAAAGTAAGAAAG CTCAACGGCACCTCGACCATCTCCACTCCTAACAGCTTCCTTAGTTCAGGCCTCGGTGGAACCATGTGCCAGTCCTCCATCCAGAAACCACCTCTGTCTGCCAGCAAG GGTCTTGGCCTGCGAACCCCTGGACATGGAAAGACTCCTCGTGCACTAGACCGAAACAAGGAAAACATCTCCCATCTTAACAGAAATACTCCAAGTGGAACACTAAGGTCTCAGGATACTCAAGATCACACCTTCACCTTTAACTCTATTGCTGGCTCCTATTCGGAATTTGCG